A window of Aliarcobacter trophiarum LMG 25534 contains these coding sequences:
- a CDS encoding glutamate-5-semialdehyde dehydrogenase, which yields MRDFLEKAKQSSRVVATLSTAIKNQTLLQFATALEDNSFFIIEENLKDMKLARELNLSSAMQDRLYLNDKRIEDMANAIRQIASQTEPVGRILDGWLTKDNLNIQKVSIPIGVIAIIYESRPNVTSDTAALCFKSGNVCVLKGGKEAENSNRAIAKIIQDVLEKNNLPREIVSLLPDSSREGVAKLIVEDKYVDLIVPRGGEALIKFITQNSSIPVIKHDKGVCHTFIDKDANASKAINIVINAKCQRPSACNSLETLLVHEDIAPYILTGLQEELSAYGTILKGCPKTLEYIKIAPLKEEDFDIEYLENILNIKVVENLNEAIEHIQKHGSGHSEAILSENYTAINRFLNEIDAACVYANASTRFTDGGEFGLGAEVGISTNKLHSRGPMGINDLTTFKYKIYGQGQVRN from the coding sequence ATGAGAGATTTTTTAGAAAAAGCAAAACAAAGTAGCCGTGTTGTAGCAACTCTTAGCACAGCTATAAAAAATCAAACTCTTCTACAGTTTGCTACGGCACTCGAAGATAACTCTTTTTTTATTATTGAAGAGAATTTAAAAGATATGAAACTAGCACGAGAGCTTAATTTAAGCTCTGCAATGCAAGATAGATTATATTTAAATGATAAAAGAATTGAAGATATGGCAAACGCTATACGACAAATTGCTTCTCAAACAGAGCCTGTTGGTCGTATTTTAGATGGTTGGCTTACAAAAGACAACTTAAATATTCAAAAAGTATCTATTCCTATTGGAGTAATTGCAATTATATATGAAAGCCGTCCAAATGTTACAAGTGATACAGCAGCTCTTTGCTTTAAAAGTGGAAATGTTTGTGTTTTAAAAGGTGGGAAAGAGGCTGAAAACTCAAATAGAGCAATCGCAAAAATAATCCAAGATGTTTTAGAAAAAAACAATCTTCCAAGAGAGATAGTTTCACTACTTCCTGATAGTAGTCGTGAAGGAGTTGCTAAACTAATTGTTGAGGATAAATATGTAGATTTAATAGTTCCAAGAGGTGGTGAAGCACTTATAAAATTTATCACTCAAAACTCTAGTATTCCTGTAATAAAACATGACAAAGGAGTTTGTCATACTTTTATAGATAAAGATGCAAATGCTTCAAAAGCTATAAACATTGTAATAAATGCAAAATGTCAAAGACCTAGTGCTTGTAACTCTTTGGAAACTCTTTTAGTTCATGAAGATATAGCTCCATATATACTTACAGGACTTCAAGAAGAGCTTAGTGCTTATGGAACAATTTTAAAAGGTTGTCCAAAAACTTTAGAATATATAAAAATTGCACCATTAAAAGAGGAGGATTTTGATATTGAGTATTTAGAAAATATTTTAAATATCAAAGTTGTAGAGAATCTAAATGAAGCAATAGAGCATATACAAAAACACGGTTCTGGGCACTCTGAAGCAATTTTAAGTGAAAACTATACTGCAATTAATAGATTTCTAAATGAGATAGATGCAGCTTGTGTATATGCAAATGCAAGTACAAGATTTACAGATGGTGGAGAGTTTGGTTTAGGAGCTGAAGTTGGAATTTCTACAAATAAACTTCACTCAAGAGGACCTATGGGGATAAATGATTTAACAACATTTAAATATAAAATTTATGGACAAGGACAAGTTAGAAACTAA
- a CDS encoding glycoside hydrolase family 17 protein gives MRTNRLFLIFCSVIATLFFWHYLGEKAILKDNSNSFDKLQCVSYAPYGKDESPFFFDKGMVLKEENIRKDMELLSKYTSCVRTYSTVGQELVPKVAKELGMQVLMGIWIGKEEKQAVAEIATLKELAKLYPEVIKAIIVGNEVLLRGDQTEENLSKYIKEVKNALPQYPVTYADVWEFWLKYPKIKELTDFVTIHILPYWEDEPKNIHDSIEHVKNVRMEVEKELGTSNILIGETGWPSEGRVRVDAAPSKINQAIYIRDFVKLANEHNWQYNIIEAIDQPWKRKSEGAVGGFWGIFDKDRADKNVFNGDVSNFPNYLSLAFGSLLLIFGFFLRFKNEKTSTIKFITFSIVNTIFASLFMLQVEQYLVISRNYLEATWAILLLGLQLYVYYELLKHIVSKNSYEIISKVAFYFSMIFIFIMTVNIAYNGRYENFEIYGLIILAVSFLWSYFGKFNRLKFGNFERLFAIVLLLNTFVMIYNETTLNIFSNIFALINFVFVAILCLGAFKNSSLIELKKPIIYIVSICVAILLFKHGFVMNRDIDMSCKISGGFLCSIIGYVWYMLYFNYIGIAAIIASLFAILVAKKPFVLTALFLSILASMLTNTFLGAIAFIIVLYTITKDKKVLN, from the coding sequence ATGAGAACAAATAGACTTTTTTTAATATTTTGTAGTGTTATAGCAACACTATTTTTTTGGCACTATTTAGGTGAAAAAGCAATCTTAAAAGATAATTCAAATAGCTTTGATAAACTTCAGTGTGTATCTTATGCACCGTATGGAAAAGACGAGTCTCCTTTTTTCTTTGATAAAGGAATGGTTTTAAAAGAAGAGAATATAAGAAAAGATATGGAACTTCTTTCAAAATATACCTCTTGTGTAAGAACTTATTCAACTGTTGGTCAAGAACTTGTTCCAAAAGTTGCAAAAGAGTTAGGAATGCAAGTTTTAATGGGTATTTGGATAGGTAAAGAGGAGAAACAAGCAGTTGCTGAGATTGCTACATTAAAAGAGTTAGCAAAACTATATCCTGAGGTTATAAAAGCAATTATTGTAGGAAATGAGGTTCTTTTAAGAGGTGACCAAACAGAAGAGAATTTATCAAAATATATAAAAGAGGTAAAAAATGCTCTTCCACAGTATCCTGTAACTTATGCTGATGTTTGGGAATTTTGGCTTAAATATCCAAAAATAAAAGAGCTTACAGACTTTGTAACAATTCATATTTTGCCATATTGGGAAGATGAACCAAAAAATATTCATGACTCTATTGAACATGTAAAAAATGTAAGAATGGAAGTAGAAAAAGAGCTAGGAACTTCAAATATTTTAATCGGTGAAACAGGATGGCCTAGTGAAGGAAGAGTAAGAGTTGATGCAGCACCTAGCAAAATCAATCAAGCAATTTATATAAGAGATTTTGTAAAACTTGCAAATGAACACAACTGGCAATACAATATAATTGAAGCAATAGACCAACCATGGAAAAGAAAAAGTGAAGGTGCTGTTGGTGGTTTTTGGGGAATTTTCGATAAAGATAGAGCAGATAAAAATGTATTTAATGGAGACGTTTCAAACTTTCCAAACTACCTATCTTTGGCATTTGGTTCTTTATTATTAATATTTGGATTTTTTCTTAGATTTAAAAATGAAAAAACATCAACAATTAAATTTATAACTTTTAGTATTGTAAATACAATCTTTGCCTCACTATTTATGCTTCAAGTTGAACAGTATTTAGTGATTTCAAGAAATTATTTGGAAGCTACATGGGCTATTTTACTTTTAGGATTACAACTTTATGTTTATTATGAACTTCTAAAACATATAGTTTCTAAAAATAGTTATGAGATAATCTCTAAAGTTGCATTCTACTTTAGTATGATTTTTATATTTATTATGACTGTAAATATAGCTTATAATGGAAGATATGAGAACTTTGAGATTTATGGACTAATAATACTTGCTGTTTCTTTTTTATGGTCATATTTTGGTAAATTTAATAGATTAAAATTTGGAAATTTTGAAAGATTGTTTGCTATTGTTTTACTTTTAAACACATTTGTAATGATTTACAACGAAACAACTTTAAATATTTTTAGCAATATTTTTGCTCTTATAAATTTTGTATTTGTAGCAATTTTATGTTTAGGTGCTTTTAAAAATAGTAGTTTAATAGAGCTAAAAAAACCAATTATATATATTGTATCTATTTGTGTTGCTATACTTCTTTTTAAACATGGCTTTGTTATGAATAGAGATATTGATATGTCTTGTAAAATAAGTGGTGGTTTTTTATGCTCAATTATTGGCTATGTTTGGTATATGTTGTATTTTAACTATATTGGAATTGCCGCTATTATTGCTTCACTATTTGCTATTTTAGTAGCAAAAAAACCATTTGTTTTAACTGCACTATTCTTAAGTATTTTAGCATCAATGCTTACAAATACATTTTTAGGAGCTATTGCATTTATTATTGTGCTTTATACTATTACAAAAGATAAAAAAGTATTAAACTAA
- a CDS encoding methylated-DNA--[protein]-cysteine S-methyltransferase: protein MKSNTIYTTIIKTPKLIMFAASFKNELILFVPFEKEYCNNKLKSFQKLLKASNVVEDESKFDKLKLEIDEYFNHKREDFSIKLKFIGTPFQIKCWEVLQEIPYGETISYKDEAKEIGNEKAFRAVANANGKNNFSIIVPCHRVIANNGKIGGYTGGVWIKEYLLNLEKGEK from the coding sequence ATGAAAAGCAATACTATCTATACAACAATCATAAAAACTCCAAAATTAATTATGTTTGCTGCTAGTTTTAAAAATGAGCTTATTCTCTTTGTGCCATTTGAAAAAGAGTATTGCAACAATAAGTTAAAGAGTTTTCAAAAACTATTAAAAGCCTCAAATGTTGTAGAGGATGAGTCTAAATTTGATAAATTAAAGCTTGAAATAGATGAGTATTTTAACCATAAAAGAGAAGATTTCTCAATTAAATTAAAGTTTATAGGAACTCCTTTTCAAATAAAATGTTGGGAAGTTTTACAAGAAATTCCCTATGGAGAAACTATTAGCTACAAAGATGAAGCCAAAGAAATAGGAAATGAGAAAGCTTTTAGAGCAGTCGCAAATGCAAATGGGAAAAACAATTTTAGTATAATTGTACCTTGCCATAGAGTAATAGCAAATAATGGAAAAATTGGTGGTTATACTGGTGGAGTTTGGATTAAAGAGTATCTGTTAAATTTAGAAAAAGGGGAAAAATGA
- a CDS encoding carbon-nitrogen hydrolase family protein yields the protein MNLISLQIETLEDFDKNLENFKSLIISSKENSLIVAPELALVGFAYNKMEEASLFSIKAINEIKELSENKIIAITTIVKENEKFYNRLFIIFNKNIVHTQDKIKLFPLGDEDIYFTPSKENNIKIIEINGLKIATLICFELRFPALWEQIKGADIILNPSMWGIKRKDHYETISKSLALVNQAFVVASNSANSNMARGSAIISPFGNLTKDDNKIVLETKFDKDEIIKVRKYIDIGLTTL from the coding sequence ATGAACTTAATTTCACTTCAAATAGAAACTCTTGAAGATTTTGATAAGAATCTTGAAAACTTTAAAAGTTTGATAATATCATCTAAAGAAAACTCTTTAATAGTTGCTCCTGAACTGGCTCTGGTTGGCTTTGCATACAATAAAATGGAAGAAGCTAGTCTCTTCTCAATCAAAGCAATTAATGAGATAAAAGAGCTTTCAGAAAATAAAATTATAGCAATTACAACAATTGTAAAAGAGAATGAGAAATTTTATAATAGACTATTTATAATATTTAATAAAAATATTGTTCACACTCAAGATAAAATAAAACTTTTTCCTTTAGGTGATGAGGATATATATTTTACACCTTCAAAAGAAAATAATATAAAAATAATAGAAATAAATGGTTTAAAAATAGCAACTTTAATATGTTTTGAACTTAGATTTCCTGCTCTTTGGGAACAGATAAAAGGTGCTGATATTATATTAAATCCTTCTATGTGGGGAATAAAAAGAAAAGATCACTATGAAACTATTAGCAAATCTTTAGCTCTTGTAAATCAAGCTTTTGTAGTTGCAAGTAATAGTGCAAACTCAAATATGGCAAGAGGAAGTGCCATAATATCGCCTTTTGGAAACCTTACAAAAGATGACAACAAAATAGTTTTGGAAACAAAATTTGATAAAGATGAAATTATAAAGGTTAGAAAATATATAGATATAGGATTAACTACTTTATAA
- a CDS encoding transglycosylase SLT domain-containing protein, with protein sequence MKFKFLLMILLFISNVFASNIDIKNLTQEQLETLKEIKKHGEDTGLSYTLMAIAIKESKLGQYMVNLDTKDFGLYQANIKTVLSRQNIKDTTWNRNVFASKLVSDFQFATKNAIEELTFWQKIHKNDWTKVWGSYNAGYKFNSKQAREYSKEIALIIKELKKFNV encoded by the coding sequence TTGAAATTTAAATTCTTATTAATGATTTTATTATTTATTTCTAATGTTTTTGCATCTAACATAGATATAAAGAACTTAACACAAGAACAACTTGAAACACTAAAAGAGATTAAAAAACATGGAGAGGATACAGGTCTTAGTTATACTTTAATGGCAATAGCAATTAAAGAATCAAAACTGGGTCAATATATGGTAAATCTTGATACAAAAGATTTTGGTCTTTATCAAGCAAATATAAAAACTGTTTTAAGTAGGCAAAATATAAAAGATACAACTTGGAATAGAAATGTTTTTGCATCAAAATTGGTTTCTGATTTCCAATTTGCAACTAAAAATGCTATAGAAGAGCTTACTTTTTGGCAAAAAATCCATAAAAACGATTGGACAAAGGTTTGGGGAAGCTACAATGCTGGTTATAAATTCAATAGTAAACAAGCAAGAGAGTATTCAAAAGAGATTGCTCTAATTATAAAAGAACTTAAAAAGTTCAATGTATAA
- a CDS encoding DUF2325 domain-containing protein gives MSVLIIGGDQISQISSMLTQLGVKSINHWDARKKSSAPKKKLPQQIDCIVMITSFLNHNTMLKYKNEAKKKNIPFICTKRSISCVYDEYVKIMGIKDCSQCYANCANTTM, from the coding sequence ATGAGCGTTTTAATTATTGGTGGAGACCAAATATCTCAAATATCTTCTATGCTAACACAACTTGGAGTAAAAAGTATAAACCATTGGGATGCAAGAAAGAAATCATCTGCACCTAAAAAAAAGTTACCACAACAAATAGATTGTATAGTTATGATAACATCGTTTTTAAACCACAATACAATGCTAAAATATAAAAATGAAGCAAAAAAGAAAAATATCCCTTTTATTTGTACAAAAAGGTCTATATCTTGTGTCTATGATGAGTATGTAAAGATTATGGGGATAAAAGATTGTAGTCAATGTTATGCAAACTGTGCTAATACGACGATGTAA
- a CDS encoding AMP-binding protein → MRFDFKLLDFVECEKDFDKLAVCGSNKDLTWRELKNEVDIFKKKLQNYNLPKGHPVVIYGHKEVEFIVSILSCINLGFPYIPIDTIYPKDRLDKIVNIVKSSITINTIDKQITFNENNLSTTYLLDDPIIYIIFTSGSTGEPKGVQITQNSILDFQKWLNSDFGLSKDSVFMNQAPFSFDLSVYELVGFLSLGATIVLNSKDIIENHLLYFERLKKYSCNTWVSTPSFISKLLLSFEFVEDNLKDLRTFLFCGEVLPSNSVKRIKNSFPSSIVLNSYGPTEATVATTLIEITSDILEKYSKNLPVGYVKESSKINLLDIDEQNIGEIEIVGDNVSIGYFKNEELNKQKFEKKYEKRSFRTGDFGYFEDNLLFFANRKDELIKLHGFRIELGEIDKEIMSDKNISEAITIALKRGNEVAKIISFIVGLKSLDIEFLKENISKNLPYYMVPADIVILDKFPYNSNHKIDKNELINFYKNM, encoded by the coding sequence ATGAGATTTGATTTTAAGCTTTTAGATTTTGTTGAGTGTGAAAAAGATTTTGATAAATTGGCTGTTTGTGGAAGTAACAAAGATTTAACTTGGAGAGAATTAAAGAATGAAGTAGATATTTTTAAAAAGAAACTTCAAAATTATAATCTTCCAAAAGGACATCCAGTTGTTATTTATGGGCATAAAGAGGTTGAATTTATAGTAAGTATTCTAAGCTGTATAAATTTAGGATTTCCATATATTCCAATAGATACAATCTATCCAAAAGATAGGCTTGATAAAATAGTAAATATTGTGAAATCTTCTATTACAATAAATACAATAGATAAGCAAATTACTTTTAACGAAAATAATTTATCTACAACATATCTATTAGATGACCCAATAATCTATATCATTTTTACATCAGGAAGCACAGGTGAGCCAAAAGGTGTACAAATTACACAAAACTCTATTTTAGACTTCCAAAAGTGGTTAAATAGTGATTTTGGGCTATCAAAAGATAGTGTGTTTATGAATCAAGCACCATTTAGTTTTGATCTATCTGTTTATGAACTAGTTGGGTTTTTATCTTTAGGTGCAACTATTGTTTTAAATAGTAAAGATATTATAGAGAATCATCTTTTATATTTTGAAAGATTAAAAAAATACTCTTGTAATACTTGGGTTTCAACTCCATCATTTATTAGTAAACTTCTATTGTCATTTGAGTTTGTAGAGGATAACTTAAAAGATTTAAGAACTTTTCTTTTTTGTGGAGAGGTTTTACCATCAAATAGTGTAAAAAGAATAAAAAATAGCTTTCCATCTTCTATAGTTTTAAATAGTTATGGACCAACAGAAGCTACTGTTGCTACAACTTTGATAGAGATTACTTCTGATATTTTAGAAAAATATTCAAAAAATTTACCAGTTGGTTATGTAAAAGAGAGTTCAAAGATAAATTTATTAGATATAGATGAACAAAATATTGGGGAGATAGAGATAGTTGGTGATAATGTATCTATTGGATATTTTAAAAATGAAGAGCTAAATAAGCAGAAATTTGAAAAGAAGTATGAAAAACGAAGCTTTAGAACAGGAGATTTTGGTTATTTTGAAGATAATTTACTCTTCTTTGCAAATAGAAAAGATGAGCTTATAAAACTTCATGGATTTAGAATAGAGTTAGGAGAGATAGATAAAGAGATAATGAGTGATAAAAATATAAGTGAAGCTATTACTATTGCCTTAAAAAGAGGAAATGAGGTTGCAAAGATTATCTCTTTTATTGTTGGCTTGAAATCTTTAGATATAGAATTTCTAAAAGAGAATATTTCAAAAAATCTTCCATATTATATGGTTCCAGCAGATATTGTTATTCTGGATAAATTCCCATATAATTCAAATCATAAAATAGATAAAAATGAGTTGATAAATTTCTATAAAAATATGTAA
- a CDS encoding MBOAT family O-acyltransferase has translation MHDLFPFSGVGFFIISFAFTLFLHLFKNILSKFISYKMVIFIAVIAYISFAIPESYELFLLLIYTYIVYYIFVKNEYKETIFPMIVIAFPMILHKIDLENPMFKIIGISYITFRTIQAIVDSHNYGKLSFFEFASFLLFPTTLLAGPIDRSYRFQEDLQKGYTNLTFKNILKGWEILVIGVLFKFVFAKLVTMFWLGKIDENSTNLFEMINSAYAYTTYLFFDFAGYSAMAVGLSIMIGIFIPMNFNHPYLAPNPQDFWRRFHITLGSWLTDYFFKPLYKYLHNFNLLKSRKLLIQNIAITCTFLLMGVWNGLTWYFIFSGFLFGIYSSIHNSYVLYIKKGGYDYFSFFPQVISINLKRFLMINAAVFALYFFSGRVPL, from the coding sequence ATGCATGATTTATTTCCTTTTTCTGGAGTGGGATTTTTTATAATAAGTTTTGCATTTACTCTTTTTTTACATCTATTTAAAAACATTTTAAGTAAATTTATTTCATATAAAATGGTTATTTTTATAGCTGTTATTGCTTATATATCTTTTGCTATTCCTGAATCTTATGAGCTTTTTTTACTTCTAATTTACACTTATATTGTTTACTATATTTTTGTTAAAAATGAGTATAAAGAGACTATTTTCCCAATGATTGTAATTGCTTTTCCTATGATACTACATAAAATTGATTTAGAAAATCCTATGTTTAAAATTATTGGTATTTCATATATTACATTTAGAACTATTCAAGCAATAGTTGATAGTCATAATTATGGAAAACTATCATTTTTTGAGTTTGCATCCTTTTTACTATTTCCAACAACACTTCTTGCAGGTCCAATAGATAGATCATATAGATTTCAAGAAGATTTACAAAAAGGTTATACAAATTTAACTTTTAAAAATATTTTGAAAGGTTGGGAGATTTTAGTTATTGGAGTTTTATTTAAATTTGTTTTTGCAAAACTTGTTACTATGTTTTGGCTTGGAAAAATAGATGAAAATAGTACAAATTTATTTGAGATGATAAATAGTGCCTATGCATATACAACTTATCTCTTTTTTGATTTTGCAGGTTATAGTGCAATGGCTGTTGGGCTTAGTATTATGATTGGTATTTTTATTCCAATGAACTTTAATCACCCTTATCTTGCACCAAATCCACAAGATTTTTGGAGAAGATTTCACATAACTTTGGGAAGTTGGCTAACTGATTACTTCTTTAAACCATTATATAAATATCTTCATAATTTTAATCTTCTAAAAAGTAGAAAACTACTTATTCAAAATATTGCAATAACATGTACTTTTTTACTTATGGGAGTTTGGAATGGTTTGACTTGGTATTTTATATTTAGTGGTTTTTTATTTGGAATTTATTCAAGTATTCATAACTCTTATGTTTTGTATATAAAAAAAGGAGGATATGACTATTTTTCATTTTTTCCACAAGTTATAAGTATAAATTTGAAGAGATTTTTAATGATAAATGCGGCAGTTTTTGCTCTATATTTTTTTAGTGGGAGGGTTCCTTTATGA
- a CDS encoding D-alanyl-lipoteichoic acid biosynthesis protein DltD has protein sequence MNNRFILNISALFLAFLVVLTTLFFTKNKLFDYYFTYLDSLKKTVELQSDLESGKIVLFGSSELVVYPNQKFLPQNFFNNELKIPLRVQGNEGHQSFVILSQLAAFDNKKVRENAKIVVLLSPSWFTGSSDNGLTMAKFLEFMNLGMMNKLYFEGQTQDKYKFLISDYIQNNISYIKDPTFIYETPFKDIKDEYIDNKFKKFIIEKFDEKYVKTQDISYLKQNINFDNLKNEAKIIESSSSNNKFGIQNEYYFKYIKPEIAKNNFPFEIVIPPSLEKNEEYQDFLDLLDFLDSYKIKPLFIMQDLHPYIFIKNRENANLLMETIKSKVLEHNFEYMDMWTYKKEDYEIGTLIDIVHFGELGWLRANQKIVDYFVK, from the coding sequence GTGAATAATCGTTTTATTTTAAATATTTCTGCACTATTTTTAGCATTTCTTGTAGTTTTAACTACACTCTTTTTTACAAAAAATAAATTATTTGACTACTATTTTACTTATTTAGACTCTCTTAAAAAAACAGTTGAATTACAAAGTGATTTAGAAAGTGGAAAGATTGTGCTATTTGGCTCTTCTGAACTTGTAGTTTATCCTAATCAAAAATTCTTACCTCAAAATTTTTTTAATAATGAGTTAAAAATACCTTTACGAGTTCAAGGTAATGAAGGTCATCAATCCTTTGTAATTTTGTCACAATTAGCAGCTTTTGATAATAAAAAAGTGAGAGAAAATGCAAAAATTGTAGTTTTATTATCTCCTAGTTGGTTTACAGGAAGTAGTGACAACGGTCTTACTATGGCAAAATTTTTAGAATTTATGAATCTAGGAATGATGAATAAGCTCTATTTCGAGGGGCAAACCCAAGATAAATATAAATTTTTAATAAGTGATTATATTCAAAACAATATTTCATATATAAAAGATCCAACTTTTATATATGAAACACCTTTTAAAGATATAAAAGATGAATATATAGATAATAAATTTAAAAAATTTATAATAGAGAAATTTGATGAAAAGTATGTAAAAACACAAGATATTAGTTATTTAAAGCAAAATATCAATTTTGATAATTTAAAAAATGAAGCAAAGATTATAGAGTCTTCATCTTCAAATAATAAGTTTGGAATTCAAAATGAATACTATTTTAAATATATTAAGCCAGAAATTGCAAAGAATAACTTTCCTTTTGAAATAGTAATACCGCCATCCTTGGAAAAAAATGAAGAGTACCAAGATTTTTTAGACTTACTTGATTTTTTAGATAGTTATAAAATAAAACCACTTTTTATAATGCAAGATTTACACCCTTATATTTTTATAAAAAATAGAGAAAATGCAAATTTACTTATGGAAACAATAAAATCAAAAGTTTTAGAGCATAACTTTGAGTATATGGATATGTGGACATACAAAAAAGAGGATTATGAGATTGGAACTTTGATAGATATTGTTCATTTTGGTGAGTTAGGTTGGCTTAGAGCTAATCAAAAAATAGTTGATTATTTTGTTAAATAA
- a CDS encoding acyl carrier protein yields MDIASRVKLLVEEIAFRSVEIDEPLYTSNLIDSMGTVDLAMMLEDEFGIKIDTRDIIESNFDSINKLVNYIKSRIGE; encoded by the coding sequence ATGGATATTGCAAGTAGGGTTAAACTTTTGGTTGAAGAGATTGCTTTTAGAAGTGTTGAAATAGACGAACCACTATATACATCAAACTTAATTGATAGCATGGGAACAGTAGATTTAGCAATGATGTTAGAAGATGAGTTTGGTATCAAAATTGATACAAGAGATATTATTGAAAGCAATTTTGATAGTATTAATAAATTGGTGAACTACATAAAAAGTAGAATTGGTGAATAA
- a CDS encoding gamma carbonic anhydrase family protein, giving the protein MILKFKEFYPKIAPSAWIAPSADLIGNIEIGEDSSIWFGCVIRSDVNEVRIGKNTNIQDLSCIHTDTNSKTIIGDNVTVGHKVMLHGCIIENNCLIGMSATILDNAVIGEGSIVGANSLVTYGKIFPPKSLIMGSPAKVVRELSDDEVKGLIDHAMHYVEYKNEYR; this is encoded by the coding sequence ATGATACTAAAATTTAAAGAGTTTTACCCAAAAATAGCCCCATCTGCTTGGATAGCACCTAGTGCTGATTTAATAGGAAATATTGAAATTGGTGAAGATAGTTCTATTTGGTTTGGATGTGTTATTCGTTCTGATGTAAATGAAGTGAGAATTGGTAAAAATACAAATATTCAAGATTTATCTTGTATTCATACAGATACAAACTCAAAAACAATTATTGGAGATAATGTAACAGTTGGGCATAAAGTTATGCTTCATGGCTGTATTATTGAAAATAACTGCCTAATTGGAATGAGTGCCACAATTTTGGATAATGCAGTTATTGGAGAAGGAAGCATTGTAGGAGCAAATTCACTTGTAACATATGGGAAGATTTTTCCACCAAAAAGTCTAATTATGGGGAGTCCTGCAAAAGTTGTACGAGAACTTAGTGATGATGAAGTTAAAGGTTTAATTGACCATGCTATGCACTATGTAGAGTATAAAAACGAATATAGATAA